One window from the genome of Candidatus Yanofskybacteria bacterium encodes:
- the rpsS gene encoding 30S ribosomal protein S19, protein MSRSIKKGVYVDEKLMKKVSKLRVGDKTVIKTWARASTIVPEMVGFTFGVHNGKTHLPVLVTEDMVGHKLGEFSPTRKFSRHGGRMQREIEAAARQKEIEAAQAAKVEPEAKK, encoded by the coding sequence ATGAGTCGAAGTATCAAAAAAGGCGTATATGTGGATGAGAAACTGATGAAAAAGGTCAGCAAACTTAGAGTTGGTGATAAAACAGTAATCAAGACGTGGGCAAGGGCTTCAACGATTGTGCCTGAAATGGTGGGTTTTACTTTCGGCGTGCATAATGGCAAGACACATTTACCGGTTTTGGTTACAGAAGATATGGTTGGACACAAACTTGGCGAGTTTTCACCGACGCGCAAGTTTAGCCGTCACGGTGGCAGAATGCAGCGTGAGATAGAAGCTGCGGCCAGACAAAAAGAAATAGAAGCGGCGCAGGCGGCAAAGGTGGAACCCGAAGCCAAGAAGTAA